The following are encoded in a window of Streptococcus pasteurianus genomic DNA:
- a CDS encoding winged helix-turn-helix domain-containing protein has product MIYCVEDDDDIRELMLYTLRTAGFEAQGFPDSVLFWKAMEEEQPKLILLDIMLPVDDGLTILKSLRSNGMTKDIPVIMTTAKGTEFDKVKGLDLGADDYLVKPFGMMEMISRIKAVLRRTSNQEQETHLTIKNLSLDAKNYTVRNNGQKIELTLKEFDLLSLLMLNPGRVFTRQELLDKVWGEHFIGETRTVDVHIGTLRMKLGDASHLIKTVRGVGYRLEVTDD; this is encoded by the coding sequence ATGATTTACTGCGTTGAAGATGATGATGATATTCGAGAACTGATGCTTTATACTTTACGAACAGCAGGGTTTGAGGCTCAGGGGTTTCCTGACTCCGTTCTATTTTGGAAAGCCATGGAAGAAGAGCAACCTAAGCTTATACTGTTAGATATCATGTTGCCTGTAGATGATGGATTGACCATTTTAAAATCCCTACGATCAAATGGCATGACAAAAGATATTCCAGTAATCATGACAACTGCTAAAGGAACAGAATTTGATAAAGTCAAAGGATTAGATTTGGGTGCCGATGATTATTTGGTTAAGCCGTTTGGTATGATGGAAATGATTTCTCGCATCAAAGCAGTTCTCAGACGTACATCAAATCAGGAACAGGAAACTCATTTGACAATAAAAAACCTCTCTCTGGATGCAAAGAATTACACGGTTAGAAATAATGGACAAAAAATCGAATTAACTTTGAAAGAATTTGATCTGCTATCTTTATTGATGTTAAATCCTGGCCGTGTTTTTACGCGGCAAGAACTTTTGGATAAAGTTTGGGGAGAACACTTTATCGGAGAAACACGGACAGTTGATGTTCATATTGGAACCCTTCGCATGAAGCTTGGAGATGCTAGTCATCTGATTAAGACAGTTCGTGGTGTTGGTTATCGTTTGGAGGTAACAGATGATTAA
- the phoU gene encoding phosphate signaling complex protein PhoU — translation MIRSAFENQLHALNTNLILMGSLCEEIISKSLMPISENNQHLVNDVGKTYQKIEQMERDIESQCLKLLLRQQPVAKDLRRISAALKMVYDMKRIGAQSAEIVDIIGDGHVHEGADFRHLKQMVKHVVHMVTDSVDAFVHDDETLALKVIQKDVTVDKEFDTIKASLIAHIAELGNDGEYTIDVLMIAKYLERIGDHTVNVAKWVIFSITGELNGEET, via the coding sequence ATGATACGCTCAGCCTTTGAAAATCAACTGCATGCACTCAATACCAATTTAATTTTGATGGGGTCGTTATGTGAGGAAATTATTTCAAAATCATTAATGCCCATCAGTGAAAATAATCAGCATCTGGTTAATGATGTTGGCAAAACTTATCAAAAAATTGAGCAGATGGAAAGAGATATTGAATCACAATGTCTTAAGTTACTGCTTCGTCAACAGCCAGTTGCCAAGGATTTGCGACGTATTTCAGCTGCTTTGAAAATGGTTTATGATATGAAGCGTATTGGTGCTCAATCTGCTGAAATTGTTGATATTATTGGTGATGGTCATGTTCATGAAGGAGCTGATTTTCGTCATCTCAAGCAAATGGTCAAACACGTTGTCCATATGGTAACAGATAGTGTGGATGCCTTTGTCCATGATGATGAGACTTTAGCTTTAAAAGTTATCCAAAAAGATGTCACAGTGGATAAAGAATTTGATACAATAAAGGCAAGTTTAATTGCCCATATTGCTGAACTTGGAAACGATGGTGAATATACTATTGATGTTTTGATGATTGCCAAATATTTGGAAAGAATTGGTGACCATACCGTCAATGTCGCTAAGTGGGTAATTTTTTCAATCACTGGTGAACTGAATGGAGAAGAAACATGA
- the pstB gene encoding phosphate ABC transporter ATP-binding protein PstB yields the protein MNKIEIKNLDLYYGDFKALKNINLEIASNEITAFIGPSGCGKSTLLKSLNRMNDLVKNCRITGEVTLDKENVYRDLDINVLRKKVGMVFQKPNPFPMSIYDNIAFGPRTHGIHNKVQLDEIVERSLKQAAIWDEVKDRLNKSALGMSGGQQQRLCIARALAIEPEVLLMDEPTSALDPISTAKIEDLVIELKKKYTIVMVTHNMQQAVRISDKTAFFLLGEIVEYNKTSQLFSMPQDERTENYITGRFG from the coding sequence ATGAATAAAATAGAAATTAAAAATTTGGATCTCTACTACGGAGACTTCAAAGCTTTAAAAAACATTAATCTGGAAATTGCCAGCAATGAAATTACAGCTTTCATTGGTCCATCAGGATGTGGAAAATCGACCTTGCTGAAAAGTCTTAACCGAATGAATGACTTGGTGAAAAATTGCCGTATTACCGGAGAGGTCACATTAGATAAAGAAAATGTTTACCGCGATTTAGATATCAATGTCCTTCGTAAAAAAGTAGGTATGGTTTTCCAAAAACCCAATCCATTTCCGATGAGCATCTATGACAACATTGCCTTCGGGCCTAGAACTCACGGTATTCACAATAAAGTTCAATTGGATGAAATTGTGGAGCGTTCCTTAAAACAAGCCGCTATATGGGATGAAGTCAAAGATCGCCTCAATAAATCTGCTCTTGGTATGTCTGGTGGTCAACAGCAACGGCTTTGCATTGCTAGAGCTTTGGCCATTGAACCTGAAGTTCTCCTCATGGATGAACCAACAAGTGCCTTAGATCCGATTTCAACAGCAAAAATTGAAGATTTGGTTATTGAACTCAAGAAAAAATATACTATCGTCATGGTGACCCACAACATGCAACAAGCTGTGCGGATTTCCGACAAGACAGCCTTCTTCTTATTGGGCGAAATTGTTGAGTACAATAAAACAAGCCAACTATTTTCAATGCCACAAGACGAACGCACAGAAAATTATATAACAGGGAGATTCGGATGA
- the pstA gene encoding phosphate ABC transporter permease PstA, whose protein sequence is MENINHRSFKQDWQSRRRDLVSLMLYLLVYGAALITFVGIAFTVGYILVKGLPNLNMSLFAWTYNSENVSLLPALINTIFMTILALSVAVPIGIGASIYLVEYARRDNPFVSVIRIATETLSGIPSIIYGLFGALFFVKFAHMGLSLLSGAVTLSIMILPLIMRTTEEALLSVPDSYREGAFALGAGKLRTIFKIVLPSAMPGIFSGIILAIGRIVGESAALIFTAGTVAEVAKSIFSSSRTLAVHMYAISGEGLYVNQTYATAVVLLVLVIIINLVSGLIARRLGSKTSDE, encoded by the coding sequence ATGGAAAATATCAATCACCGTAGCTTCAAGCAAGATTGGCAGTCACGCCGACGGGACCTGGTATCATTAATGTTGTATTTGTTAGTTTATGGTGCTGCCTTGATAACATTTGTCGGAATTGCTTTCACGGTCGGATATATTCTGGTCAAAGGCTTGCCCAACTTAAACATGAGTTTGTTTGCTTGGACTTACAATAGTGAGAATGTATCGTTGTTACCGGCCTTAATCAATACGATTTTTATGACCATTTTAGCATTAAGTGTTGCCGTACCTATTGGTATAGGGGCTTCTATTTACTTGGTAGAATATGCGCGTCGTGATAACCCTTTTGTTAGTGTTATTCGGATTGCAACTGAAACGCTCTCTGGGATTCCCTCCATTATCTATGGACTGTTTGGCGCTCTTTTCTTTGTTAAGTTCGCTCACATGGGACTTTCCTTGCTGTCAGGAGCTGTTACACTTAGTATCATGATTTTGCCACTGATTATGCGAACAACAGAAGAAGCTTTGCTTTCAGTACCAGACTCCTATCGTGAAGGGGCTTTTGCACTTGGGGCGGGTAAACTTAGGACAATTTTTAAAATTGTCCTTCCTAGCGCCATGCCAGGAATTTTTTCAGGAATTATTTTAGCGATTGGGCGAATTGTGGGAGAATCAGCCGCCTTGATTTTTACAGCAGGTACGGTTGCTGAAGTGGCGAAAAGTATTTTCAGTTCGTCACGGACTTTGGCTGTACATATGTATGCTATCTCAGGAGAGGGACTTTATGTCAATCAAACCTACGCTACAGCAGTGGTTCTCTTAGTATTAGTTATTATCATTAATCTAGTGTCAGGTTTGATTGCTAGACGATTAGGAAGTAAAACAAGCGATGAATAA
- the pstC gene encoding phosphate ABC transporter permease subunit PstC: MNHTKEKMMQAVFFLTACISVLSVLLICIFLFSSGIPAIHQIGLGNFLFGTVWRPANNLFGIFPMIVGSLYVTAGALIIGVPVGVLTAVFMSSFCPEAIYRPLKAAINLMAGIPSVVYGFFGLVVLVPFVRDNIGGFGMGVLTASILLGLMILPTIISVSEAAIRAVPRSYYEGGLALGASHERSIFFAVLPAAKRGILASVILGIGRAIGETMAVIMVAGNQAVLPDSLTSGVRTMTTNIVMEMGYSSGLHREALIGTAVVLFIFVLIINISFSLLHKEE; this comes from the coding sequence ATGAATCATACAAAAGAAAAAATGATGCAAGCGGTATTTTTTCTTACCGCCTGCATTTCTGTTCTATCCGTGCTACTAATTTGCATCTTTTTGTTTTCGAGTGGGATTCCTGCTATTCATCAAATTGGTTTAGGTAACTTTCTTTTCGGAACTGTATGGAGACCGGCTAACAACCTTTTTGGTATTTTTCCAATGATTGTCGGTTCACTTTATGTGACAGCAGGGGCGCTTATTATTGGGGTACCTGTTGGAGTTTTGACAGCGGTTTTTATGTCTTCTTTTTGTCCAGAAGCCATCTATAGACCGCTCAAGGCGGCTATTAACCTCATGGCAGGGATACCATCGGTTGTTTATGGTTTCTTTGGTTTGGTTGTTTTAGTTCCCTTTGTTCGTGATAACATCGGTGGCTTTGGAATGGGAGTACTTACCGCTTCAATTTTGCTTGGTTTGATGATTTTACCAACTATTATCAGTGTCTCTGAGGCTGCTATTCGTGCTGTTCCTAGATCCTATTATGAAGGTGGTTTAGCTCTGGGGGCTTCCCATGAGCGTAGCATCTTTTTTGCAGTACTGCCAGCAGCTAAGCGGGGAATTTTGGCATCTGTCATTTTAGGGATTGGACGCGCAATCGGGGAAACTATGGCAGTTATCATGGTTGCAGGTAACCAAGCTGTCTTGCCAGATTCCTTGACATCAGGGGTCAGAACTATGACAACCAATATTGTTATGGAGATGGGGTACTCTAGTGGTCTTCACAGAGAGGCTCTTATAGGGACAGCTGTTGTTCTTTTTATATTTGTCCTAATCATTAACATCAGCTTTTCGTTGTTACATAAAGAGGAGTAG
- a CDS encoding substrate-binding domain-containing protein yields the protein MKKCKLFSVLALAGLTALVGLSACSKSNGDSSSASGNISVVSREDGSGTRGAFVELFGVQQEQNGEKVDLTTDKAIVTNSTSVMLTTVAGDKSAIGYTSLGSLDDTVKVLKIDGTEASVANIKAGSYKISRPFNIVTKDKISEAAQDFINFILSSDGQAVVEENGYIPLDDTKAYKSSVDSGKVVVSGSSSVTPVMEKLKEAYSKVNSKVEVEIQQSDSSTGITNAIEGTADIGMASRDLKDEETSKGVSSTVIAIDGIAVIVNKDNKVDGLTSEQVKTIFTGKTTSWDGLSD from the coding sequence ATGAAAAAATGTAAATTGTTTTCGGTACTGGCCCTAGCTGGCTTAACAGCTCTAGTGGGACTTTCAGCTTGTAGCAAATCAAACGGGGACTCTTCATCTGCATCTGGTAACATCAGCGTTGTTTCCCGTGAAGATGGGTCTGGGACACGCGGTGCTTTTGTTGAACTTTTCGGAGTTCAACAAGAGCAAAATGGTGAAAAAGTTGATTTGACAACGGACAAAGCCATTGTTACTAACTCGACCTCTGTTATGCTAACGACAGTAGCTGGAGATAAGTCAGCTATCGGCTATACTTCGCTAGGTTCTTTGGATGATACCGTCAAGGTTCTGAAAATTGATGGTACCGAGGCAAGTGTTGCCAATATTAAAGCCGGAAGCTACAAGATTTCTCGACCATTTAACATTGTGACTAAAGATAAGATAAGTGAGGCTGCTCAAGATTTCATCAACTTTATTTTAAGTTCTGATGGTCAAGCTGTCGTAGAAGAAAATGGTTACATTCCACTTGACGATACCAAAGCCTATAAATCTTCAGTTGATTCTGGCAAGGTTGTTGTTTCAGGATCAAGCTCTGTCACACCAGTTATGGAAAAATTAAAAGAAGCTTATAGCAAAGTCAACTCTAAGGTTGAAGTAGAGATTCAACAAAGCGACTCCTCAACAGGTATCACAAATGCAATCGAGGGAACAGCTGATATTGGAATGGCGTCACGTGATTTGAAAGATGAAGAAACATCTAAAGGAGTCAGCTCAACAGTTATTGCGATAGATGGTATTGCTGTTATTGTTAATAAAGATAACAAAGTTGATGGCTTAACAAGCGAACAAGTCAAGACTATTTTTACAGGTAAGACAACAAGTTGGGACGGTCTTTCAGACTAA
- a CDS encoding SMC family protein, with amino-acid sequence MKLLLKTLRLIGVRKNYEVHFHKGLNYISGPTSTGKTAILELIDYALGKAKHKAYIEIGESCTDVELEFYILENLYKIKRPLSAFNEPVLLQTYDNIKKQFSQNRILTIDNPSKENSLSYFLLSKLNLNNLTVMGDSFSFRDLFKFSYLKQTKIDSENILDTQNWAGNRKEKATFEIILDIYDNLLSDLQKSLKIEQEVLKEKNIRYDAVHGFLERAEIENYETVQKKSFEIDFEIDSINSKLEKYKLDIISAELGNDINDLVLHIDGQKEELRTLRNKFSDQEQYIQKLQLLENQYFADIEKISEQLVGIKAINKYEYINCPNCLQPLSLHDESNCLLCNQNMNSVIVEVGELRKERTKLTKKKNELHKYIESEVEKRARLESEISNIQDNIDWNEEKLDGLTRQYISPLSTEISSLSIKVGELYESKKNLKESLKFIEELTILEKLLSEKRIEVEGIKDKIEKQKSKVAKDNKLKKLTQIFSIILSSFDFPNLHSAYIEDRSYLPYVRGVKYSDLGSLGAVTLITMAYYLSVMICSEEQSGNHIGLLMIDTPRKNLGSSSKSAEFRDERIYESIIKYFIKLGRERENDFQLIVVNNGYPSILPQDCLVKEFSSDGLDGLIDDYAVRII; translated from the coding sequence ATGAAATTGTTACTAAAAACACTTAGATTAATCGGTGTAAGAAAAAACTATGAAGTACACTTTCATAAAGGGTTGAATTATATATCAGGTCCAACTTCGACTGGTAAGACAGCAATCCTAGAATTGATAGATTATGCTTTGGGAAAAGCTAAGCACAAAGCATATATTGAGATTGGGGAAAGTTGTACTGATGTGGAGCTAGAGTTTTATATATTGGAGAATTTATATAAAATTAAGAGACCGCTATCAGCATTTAATGAGCCGGTTCTTTTACAGACTTATGATAATATCAAAAAACAATTTTCTCAAAATCGTATTTTGACGATTGATAATCCCTCAAAAGAGAATTCTTTATCATACTTCTTGTTATCAAAGCTTAATTTAAACAATTTAACCGTTATGGGTGATAGTTTTAGTTTTAGAGACCTATTTAAATTTTCATATTTAAAACAAACAAAAATTGATAGTGAGAATATTCTAGATACCCAGAATTGGGCTGGTAATCGAAAAGAAAAAGCGACTTTTGAAATCATTTTAGATATATATGATAATTTGTTGAGTGATTTACAAAAAAGTCTTAAAATTGAACAAGAAGTATTAAAGGAAAAAAATATTAGATATGATGCTGTACATGGATTTCTAGAGAGAGCAGAGATTGAAAATTATGAGACTGTACAAAAGAAATCTTTTGAAATTGATTTTGAGATAGATAGTATTAACTCTAAACTTGAAAAATATAAACTTGATATTATAAGTGCAGAATTAGGAAATGATATTAACGATTTAGTGCTTCATATTGATGGACAAAAGGAAGAACTACGTACGTTGAGAAATAAATTTTCAGACCAGGAACAGTATATACAAAAATTACAATTATTGGAGAACCAATATTTTGCTGATATAGAAAAGATTTCTGAACAACTGGTAGGTATTAAGGCTATTAATAAGTATGAGTATATTAATTGTCCAAATTGTTTGCAACCTTTATCTCTTCATGATGAATCGAATTGCTTGTTGTGTAACCAAAATATGAATAGTGTTATTGTTGAGGTAGGAGAGTTAAGGAAAGAGAGAACAAAACTTACAAAAAAGAAAAACGAACTTCATAAGTATATTGAATCGGAAGTGGAAAAAAGAGCGAGGTTGGAATCAGAAATTAGTAATATACAGGATAATATTGATTGGAATGAAGAAAAATTGGATGGGCTAACTAGACAGTATATTAGTCCACTTTCAACCGAAATTAGTTCATTGTCAATAAAAGTAGGGGAACTTTATGAATCAAAAAAAAATTTAAAAGAAAGTTTAAAGTTTATCGAAGAGCTTACTATTTTAGAAAAGTTGCTTTCTGAAAAAAGGATTGAAGTTGAAGGAATTAAGGATAAAATTGAAAAGCAGAAAAGTAAAGTTGCTAAAGACAATAAATTAAAAAAATTAACACAAATATTTTCAATTATTCTATCGTCTTTTGATTTTCCGAATCTGCATTCTGCATATATAGAAGACAGGAGTTACTTACCTTATGTTAGGGGTGTGAAGTATAGTGATTTAGGTAGTTTGGGTGCAGTAACACTGATAACGATGGCTTACTATCTATCAGTCATGATTTGTTCAGAAGAACAGTCTGGCAACCATATAGGATTATTAATGATTGATACACCTAGGAAAAATTTAGGTTCATCTTCAAAAAGTGCAGAATTTAGAGATGAGCGAATATATGAATCTATCATTAAATATTTTATAAAATTGGGACGAGAGCGTGAAAATGATTTTCAACTAATTGTTGTTAACAATGGCTATCCATCAATACTGCCTCAAGACTGCTTAGTTAAAGAGTTTTCTTCGGATGGTTTAGATGGATTGATTGATGATTATGCTGTCCGAATCATATAG
- a CDS encoding ABC-three component system protein translates to MEYDFRYLVGKYGEAGAREKFEKICIEAFQEKFGPKAKEVAVSQGDDGIDILVGELTDRPSVYQCKFFINGIGESQKQQIRNSFSTVITSHPNISSWFLCVPVGLNIQELQWWSTWKSKTKAQHKIKIELCDGAFLLKEFKKCSSYNSTFDDDIRNDLEQVRISLEDANRRAYEEVLYGEDDIDGISAMYNDTVFISMLKSAQIIEVEDFKIDFYNAEIARHEARSKDNINGERQYANLRKKIYSIWQTQYRQYKHSSDGNTLIDQTYLRVEDLDSSTLESQISSFNLLAKKGILHQLADDKKLGWVDNYLEVLDRYMEANNDRDN, encoded by the coding sequence ATGGAATATGATTTCAGATATTTAGTTGGTAAATATGGGGAAGCAGGAGCAAGGGAGAAATTTGAAAAAATATGTATCGAAGCATTTCAAGAAAAATTTGGTCCGAAGGCTAAAGAAGTTGCGGTTTCGCAAGGAGATGATGGGATTGATATCTTAGTTGGTGAATTAACTGACAGGCCGTCGGTTTATCAATGTAAATTTTTTATTAATGGGATAGGAGAATCGCAGAAACAACAAATCAGGAATTCGTTTAGTACAGTGATTACCAGTCATCCTAATATTTCTTCATGGTTCTTATGTGTACCAGTAGGATTAAATATACAAGAATTACAATGGTGGTCAACATGGAAAAGTAAAACGAAAGCTCAGCATAAAATAAAGATAGAATTGTGTGATGGGGCATTTCTATTGAAAGAATTCAAAAAATGTAGTAGTTATAACTCAACATTTGATGATGATATCAGAAATGATTTGGAGCAGGTTAGAATTTCCCTTGAAGATGCAAATAGAAGGGCCTATGAAGAAGTTTTATATGGTGAAGATGATATAGATGGTATTTCAGCTATGTACAATGATACGGTATTCATTTCGATGTTGAAAAGTGCACAAATTATAGAAGTGGAGGACTTTAAGATTGATTTTTATAATGCAGAAATTGCTAGACACGAGGCACGCAGTAAAGATAATATTAACGGAGAAAGACAATATGCAAATTTAAGAAAGAAAATATACTCAATTTGGCAGACCCAATACAGACAGTATAAACACTCTAGTGACGGAAACACTCTGATAGATCAGACTTATCTTAGAGTTGAGGACTTAGATTCTAGCACATTGGAAAGTCAAATAAGTAGCTTTAATTTGTTAGCTAAAAAAGGTATCTTACATCAGCTTGCTGATGATAAGAAGCTAGGATGGGTTGATAATTATTTAGAGGTTTTGGATAGGTATATGGAGGCAAATAATGATAGAGATAATTGA
- a CDS encoding helix-turn-helix domain-containing protein, which translates to MSLGKSVSNRIYELRIKKQLTQEMLADKAGMDVNALGRIERGQNSNIKLETLNKLIEALELDYQTFFAFTDSDNEVAKLIAKLSLVDDEEKYLEIFNKILDIELK; encoded by the coding sequence ATGTCATTAGGAAAAAGTGTATCTAACCGAATCTATGAATTGAGGATAAAAAAGCAACTAACTCAAGAGATGTTGGCTGATAAGGCGGGGATGGATGTCAATGCTCTTGGTCGAATTGAAAGAGGACAAAATTCTAATATTAAATTGGAAACTCTAAATAAGCTAATTGAAGCCTTAGAGTTAGATTATCAAACGTTCTTTGCCTTTACTGATAGTGACAATGAGGTAGCTAAATTAATTGCTAAATTGTCATTAGTGGATGACGAAGAAAAGTATCTTGAAATTTTTAACAAGATATTGGATATAGAGTTGAAGTAG
- a CDS encoding coiled-coil domain-containing protein, with the protein MLIFTELDGIHEKIVLFDLDETRKTRYGIEIKPDEDYQIVGYSNENHAPIFLGLVVGRDKNTLHVASTNTRLDSFLSEFVSKKNKLITEIASLETELEREVDLKERAINDLDVEIDELNNQLKELQQRYKKRKKLVDAELRKNFYSWIDSHWFLRILYSLYENLS; encoded by the coding sequence ATGCTTATTTTCACAGAGTTGGATGGTATTCATGAAAAAATCGTTCTGTTCGACTTGGATGAGACTCGTAAAACTCGTTATGGTATTGAAATCAAACCAGATGAAGATTATCAAATTGTTGGTTACTCTAACGAGAATCACGCACCTATCTTTTTAGGCCTTGTGGTCGGTAGGGACAAAAACACCTTACATGTCGCTAGCACAAACACAAGACTCGATTCATTCTTGAGTGAGTTTGTTTCAAAAAAGAATAAACTCATAACAGAGATTGCTTCTCTTGAAACTGAGCTTGAACGAGAAGTTGATTTGAAAGAACGTGCAATTAACGATTTAGATGTTGAAATTGACGAACTAAACAATCAACTTAAAGAACTACAGCAAAGATACAAAAAGCGTAAAAAATTAGTTGATGCTGAACTCAGAAAAAATTTTTATAGCTGGATTGACAGTCATTGGTTTCTTAGAATCTTGTATTCGCTTTATGAAAACTTATCATAA
- a CDS encoding replication initiation factor domain-containing protein, which yields MTNDILQNIDFTSKYLHVGVDELTIVIQPNEETIGEWPNHWNQITTELSEIIAEKLSLPSLFGEMVREQISPQGYTTSYSFENMPYFLRIAFHEGYLKMGIIIKFSASALSLYKQAYENSFKEPIGVYEILKKLDEPYWNMHLSRIDFCADYLNFPLSVNDIYNNLKSKKFEIINYKGNRNHKKMSAIEIDAEAKTVTIGSRKKGSNSFLKIYDKLTEQLENNGRYAQIAQQFQSWVRFEVTFRGQYAKQLTKLILSLPSRDMFQQFIANKILEKYCLIDAETGQLTEYSEALINFSTCAPPLVVVSPRNNQLMQSIHYILKGSGFFPMLEKVKQIWGIPAVTILLKRLLFEYEYNYKPNDDVANWLKKNALELQVLEFETYLDSVIEIFYIKNAPSSPESAKKPGRKNAV from the coding sequence ATGACAAACGATATACTTCAAAACATAGATTTTACCAGCAAATATCTTCATGTCGGCGTAGATGAGTTAACCATAGTAATTCAGCCAAATGAAGAGACAATTGGTGAATGGCCAAACCATTGGAATCAAATTACTACGGAACTTTCTGAAATCATTGCAGAAAAACTTTCCCTCCCTTCATTATTTGGAGAAATGGTTCGAGAACAGATTTCTCCTCAAGGTTATACCACTTCTTACAGTTTTGAAAATATGCCTTATTTTTTAAGAATTGCCTTTCATGAAGGCTATTTAAAAATGGGAATCATTATTAAATTTTCAGCATCGGCTCTAAGCCTATACAAACAAGCCTATGAAAATTCCTTTAAAGAGCCCATCGGAGTCTATGAAATACTAAAAAAGTTGGACGAACCATATTGGAATATGCATCTAAGTAGGATTGACTTTTGTGCAGACTACCTTAACTTTCCTTTATCGGTTAATGACATTTATAATAATTTAAAAAGTAAAAAATTTGAGATTATTAATTACAAAGGAAATCGTAACCATAAGAAAATGTCTGCTATCGAGATAGATGCTGAAGCTAAGACAGTGACGATTGGCTCACGTAAGAAAGGCTCAAATAGTTTTCTCAAAATTTACGACAAACTCACCGAACAATTAGAGAATAACGGAAGGTATGCCCAAATTGCTCAACAATTTCAGTCTTGGGTACGATTTGAAGTGACTTTTAGAGGGCAATACGCCAAACAACTGACCAAGCTAATTCTTTCTCTACCTTCACGCGATATGTTTCAACAATTTATCGCCAATAAAATTTTGGAAAAATATTGTTTGATTGATGCAGAGACGGGACAACTAACAGAATATAGCGAAGCATTGATTAACTTTTCAACCTGTGCTCCCCCTCTGGTAGTAGTTAGTCCAAGAAATAATCAGCTAATGCAAAGCATACACTATATTTTAAAAGGTAGTGGCTTCTTCCCTATGTTAGAAAAGGTCAAGCAAATTTGGGGTATCCCAGCTGTAACAATACTTCTAAAAAGGTTATTGTTCGAATATGAGTACAATTATAAACCCAATGATGATGTTGCTAATTGGTTAAAGAAAAATGCTCTTGAATTACAAGTACTAGAATTTGAAACTTACCTTGACAGTGTAATCGAAATTTTTTATATAAAAAACGCTCCTTCTTCCCCAGAATCCGCCAAGAAACCAGGAAGAAAGAACGCTGTATAA
- a CDS encoding DUF3173 family protein: MISIVNKDDVMKLTGFSDSQAKKLIREAKARLVSEGFSWYKNKRIGRVPIKTIEDILGFELSPKHDIITNVREDTALEKGVSNGSN; the protein is encoded by the coding sequence ATGATTAGCATTGTAAATAAAGATGATGTCATGAAACTAACTGGATTTTCTGATTCCCAAGCAAAAAAACTCATTAGGGAAGCGAAAGCAAGACTAGTTTCTGAAGGTTTTTCTTGGTACAAGAACAAACGTATCGGACGAGTCCCAATCAAGACTATTGAAGACATTCTAGGTTTTGAGTTATCCCCAAAACATGATATAATTACTAACGTACGAGAAGATACTGCTCTTGAAAAAGGAGTTTCAAATGGCAGTAACTAG